Genomic DNA from Jejubacter calystegiae:
GCCTGGGCTGAAGCGGTCACTCATATCGCGGAAAGCGGTGCCGGTGATGAGGTTTATCATCCGCTGGAGCAGCACTTTAGCCCCCAGGAAATCAGCGATCTGACCCACGCTATCGCCCTGATGAACGCCTTCAATCGTCTGGCCGTCGGCATGAGAATGTAGCGCCAGCGCCAGTTTCAGGCACGGAACGACAGCGCCCCGGACGGGGCGTTTTTTATGGTTAAAATACCATATATTGCGCGGTTGAAAGTTTTACAAACTACATCTAGTATTTACCCATCAGACAACAGACGATCCTGACGACCTAAACGTCGCCGCCTTGTCATTTTAAATGGAAATACGAATCATGCGCATTACTATTTACACTCGTAATAACTGCGTGCAGTGCCACGCGACGAAGCGCGCTATGGAGAGCCGCGGTTTCGACTTTGAGCTGATTAACCTGGACCAGCATCCCGAGATGGCAGACGGCCTGCGCAGCCAGGGCTATCGCCAGCTGCCAGTGGTAGTCACCGATAGCGAAAGCTGGTGCGGATTCCGCCCCGATATGATCAACCGACTGCGGATGCCAGTGAACAGCGCGGCGGGC
This window encodes:
- the nrdH gene encoding glutaredoxin-like protein NrdH, translating into MRITIYTRNNCVQCHATKRAMESRGFDFELINLDQHPEMADGLRSQGYRQLPVVVTDSESWCGFRPDMINRLRMPVNSAAGA